The following DNA comes from Cytophagales bacterium.
TTGGGTCGGGCCACATTTTTACGAAACTCCTGAACTTCGGGTCTAAAAACACCATTGCTATTACTGGTATCAATGATCCAACCGATTACGCCATTTTTTGGAGCATAATCCAGGATGCCGATCTCATAAACAGATGCTTTCCAATCATCTAAAGTAATAGAAAGTGATTCCCATGTATCGATTATTGTATTGATTTCCGAATGGTGGTGACCTACCACCTTACCCGGAATATTGTAGAGTTCATTTACCATAGCAATATATTTATCGAATTTGACGGATTTATGTTTCAAGAAACATTAATAAACCCGGTCGAATTTTCGAGGCCTTACTTCTAATAGAAAATCGGTATTTTGATATATGTTTCTGATAATACCTAAAACGTGAACCGACGAACAGCTTCCCTCAATAAAAAATCTACTGTGGCGATTACAGGAGTAAATGATCAAACAGACCTGGATAGCCCGATTTGGGCCATTAATTGGTTCAATCTGAAGCGATCCAAACTGTATACATTTTACAATGTAATGGTTTTTCCCCACGTAAAAAAGGTTGGTGGAAAGGCACATTTCAAAGGCTACATCAAAGAGAAATTGGAAGGAAATTCGGACTTTGATCGACAAATGTTGCTGATTGTAAAGTATCCGACAGCCAGTGCTTTCCTCCAAATGTTGACCAATAAATTATTCCTGCTAAAAAGTGTTCTGAGAATGAAGTCCGTAAGCCGGTTCATCTTCGGATTTACGAAACGAATCGGGGATCAACCCGCACCACCGGAAAAACCTACCAGGTACATTGGGAAAAATTACTACCTCGCTCACTTGTTTCAGAGCGAAAAAATATCGGAGGATGATCTCCTGTTGTTGAAGCCGCTTTTTAGTCAGTACAATTTGGTGAACTATTTCTCCGGTCTTAAAGCCGCAACGCTTTCCAGGATAGATGAAGGTGACAATGAACAGATGCAACCCTTTTTCGTGGATGGATTATTTGTCTTGGAAGGCTCAGATCGAGCGTCGTTTAAAATGCTCTTAAAAGACCCCATTTATGAAGCTTTTAAGTCGAAGTGTACGGAGAATAATGTGTATTTGGTGAAGCGGGTGATTTAGGGTTCGAGGGCCTCACCATTCGAGCGCCTCAGGGTTCGTTCGAGAGCTAAAGCAAAGAGAGTCACACGCTTCGAAGAGCCTCAGGGTTTGGGGTTGTTAATCCTCTTCCAATACAAATCCTTTTCCATGCACATTGGTGATGCGGATGGAAGGGTCTTTGTCCAGGTATTTTCGTAGTTTGTGGATGAAGACATCCATGCTCTTGCGGTTGAAAAAGTCACTTTCACCCCAGATGGATTGCAGGGCTTTTCTGCGGTCCAATACTTCGTTTTTCTTTTCACAAAGCATCAAAAGGATACGAGCTTCTTTTTCGGTCAGTCGTTGGACGTGGCCTTCCAATTCCAGCGAGTGATTGGAAAAATCAAAGGTGTATCGACCAATTTTATGAGCCGCCGGAGTTTCCTGATGTCGACCAGCACTTCTATTAATGATGGCCTGTACGCGGGCTATAAACAATTCTTCATCAATCGGTTTCACCACATAATCATCACAACCTAATCGAAAGCCTTTGAGCTTGTCCACTTTCAAAGCTTTGGCAGTAAGGAATATGAAGGGTGTATCCTGATCCAATTGACGAATCTCTTTGGCAAGGGTAAAACCATCTTTCGTGGGGAGCATCACATCTAAAATGCACAATTCAAATGCCCCTTTCTTGAAGGCCTGTAGTCCTTCTTCGCCATCTGTGGCCAGGGTCACCTGAAAATTATGGATCTCAAGGTATTCCCGCAGGATATAGCCGAAGCTTTCATCGTCTTCTACCAAAAGGATATGATTGGCTTTGCGCATCAGGTGGTAGGAAAGTAAAGTTGAAATTCGCTACCTTCATTTAAACGGCTGGACAAGGAAATGCGTCCTTGATGTGCCTGCACCAGTTTCTTTACATAACTAAGACCCAGTCCAAACCCTTTGGCATCATGAACATTGCCAGACTGTGAGCGATAAAATTTATCAAATATGAAATCCTGAATTTCCTGACCGATCCCGATGCCATTGTCTTTGATGGAAATTCGGATACCTTCTGTACTATTAGCCGTGACTATTTCTATTTTGGGCTGGTCGATGGTGTACTTCAGGGCATTGTCCAGCAAATTGTAAATCACATTGACCAGATGTGTATTGTCCCCCAATACTTTCGAAGGACTGGCCTCAAACGACTTGGAAATCAATGCTTTTCGTTGCTCTATGGTCACTCCCATACTTTCGATGACCGTTTCAATCACTTCGTGGATATCGACTTCCTTTTTATCCAGTGTAAAATTCCCGGAATCGATCATGGCTATCTGCAATATCTTATCCACCTGTCCCTCAAGCCGTTTACTCTCTTTGTCGATCAGGTTGATGTAATTCTCATGTTTGGCCTCATCCTCATTACCACCTCGCCGCAACAAATTTGCGGCCAGGTTGATACTGGCAATTGGTGTCTTGAATTCATGGGTGAGGTTATTGATGAAGTCGTTTTTGATCTCCGAAAGTTTTTTCTGCCGCTTGATCACTAAAATCGTGTAGGTGAAACAACCAATCAGCAGCAATATGAATGCGATGGACAGGAACATGGCCCCTTGCGACTGGGCAAATACGTAAGCCTCTTGCTGCGGAAAGAACAACGCCAGGTGATAATCTCCATAGTCCATACTCGGTGAACAAGTCAGGTTGGCCCATCCATGCCCGCGTTCTCTCGGATTCTCACAACTAACCAGATCAAAATCCAAACTGGCACCATCATCGCCAAGTACGAATTGAAATCCGGAACCTTCTTCTTTGTGTTCATACACCGCGTACTCATAGGGTGTGTCGATGTTATGATCCTCGAGAATAGGTTCGATGACTTCTCGCAAAGCTCCGTCAACTTTCGGCTCGTTGATCCCTCCGGTACAGGACAATCGAACACCGGCATCACTTAACAGCAACGAGTATTTCCTGTTCCCTATGAAGGATTCGGTCATCTCTTTGGAGGCAAGGTCTACTTTTTGTAAAAAGATCTGTCGATTGGTTTTGATGGATGATTGCAGGTTCAGGATCTGCAAAACAGATAGCCCTAAAAAAGCGACCAAAGCAAGGCTGATCACCAGATACGTCGACTTATTTCCCGGAACTTTTTTAATCATTTGCGCAAATGAAATGCCTTTCAATCTTCAAATTAGGGCTTTTTAAACCTTCGTTTAAAGTTTTTAACTTTTCGTTAACCAATTTAATCTTTCTTTAAATCACCTTAACCATGCCTTAAGCAAAACGTCTTTTGCAACCGACTAAGCTTGTGAAAAAAGAACATCGCAATGCTCAGCAATTTTTTAAAGCACTTCACCCGTAGCCTTCGCAACTTCTGGTTCCTTAACAGCATTAACCTACTTGGCCTTTCACTAGCTGGAACTGCTGCGATCCTGGTATTTCTATATGTAGATCACGAAACCAGCTTCGATCAGTTTCATGAAGCTAGTAAAAACATCGTCAGACTGGAGGCAAAAACCAATTCCGATGAATGGTTTTCCAATCTCGGGGTGGAACATGCCAGGGCCTTAAAAAATGGCACCTATCCTGAGTTGGAACGATTGACTGTCCTTAACCGAAGGTCCCGAGCATTCGTGGAAACCAACAATCAGCGTTTTGCTGAGGAAAACATCTATCAAACCTCAGTAGGATCTGCTTTCTTCGAAATGTTCGATTTTCCATTTGTAGAAGGAAGTCCCGAACAAGCACTCAAAGACCCGAAGCAGATCGTCCTTACCGAATCTACTGCCAGGAAGTACTTTGGTAATGCTCCTGCATTGGGCCAGATAGTCATCTATGATTCTACAAGCTACTCCATCGCCGGAGTGATTGCCGACCTGCCCACCCACACCCATTTCGAATTTGACTTGGTAGTTAATAGCGGCAGTTTTAATGGTACCGATCACTTTCATGGGAATGCCTACCTGAAACTCTATCCGGATGTTAATCGAAAAGTGCTTGAA
Coding sequences within:
- a CDS encoding response regulator transcription factor, producing MRKANHILLVEDDESFGYILREYLEIHNFQVTLATDGEEGLQAFKKGAFELCILDVMLPTKDGFTLAKEIRQLDQDTPFIFLTAKALKVDKLKGFRLGCDDYVVKPIDEELFIARVQAIINRSAGRHQETPAAHKIGRYTFDFSNHSLELEGHVQRLTEKEARILLMLCEKKNEVLDRRKALQSIWGESDFFNRKSMDVFIHKLRKYLDKDPSIRITNVHGKGFVLEED
- a CDS encoding HAMP domain-containing sensor histidine kinase, which gives rise to MIKKVPGNKSTYLVISLALVAFLGLSVLQILNLQSSIKTNRQIFLQKVDLASKEMTESFIGNRKYSLLLSDAGVRLSCTGGINEPKVDGALREVIEPILEDHNIDTPYEYAVYEHKEEGSGFQFVLGDDGASLDFDLVSCENPRERGHGWANLTCSPSMDYGDYHLALFFPQQEAYVFAQSQGAMFLSIAFILLLIGCFTYTILVIKRQKKLSEIKNDFINNLTHEFKTPIASINLAANLLRRGGNEDEAKHENYINLIDKESKRLEGQVDKILQIAMIDSGNFTLDKKEVDIHEVIETVIESMGVTIEQRKALISKSFEASPSKVLGDNTHLVNVIYNLLDNALKYTIDQPKIEIVTANSTEGIRISIKDNGIGIGQEIQDFIFDKFYRSQSGNVHDAKGFGLGLSYVKKLVQAHQGRISLSSRLNEGSEFQLYFPTT